The genomic DNA TTAAAATAAGCATTACACTAAGATTACAGGTTATGAATTGATTTTAAATAATTGGCATGACAGTTGCAATTATAAAATAATGAGAACATCATGAATGTTAAAAATTAAAAGAAAGGATTGAAAAACATGAGAAAAGGAAGAATGCTAGCTTTTATCCTAACATTGGTGTTGACCATGAGTGTTGTAGGAGGTTGTGGAAGGAAGGATGCTACTACAGCAGAGAATGGACCAATTGTTATCAAAATTGGACATACGGATTCATCACAAAGATCGACTCACAAATGGAGTGAAGCTTTAGGAGAATATTTAGAAAAAGAAGCACCTGGTAAGTTTAAAGTAGAGGTTTATTCAGATGGACAATTAGGAGATACACCAGATTTAGTATCAGGCATTAAACTAGGAACGGTTACAATGATGTTTGACTTATCAACAGCAATTACATCTGCAGCAGGTCCGGCTTCAACTTGTATTGATTTACCTTATTTATATCCTTCGTTTGAGGCTTGGGAAAAGGGTACCTTTGACAATGGTGGGCTAGAGTTATTCAATGAAACTTTAAAAGATTCAGGATATTATTGTATAGATATGTATTATAACGGGATGAGACAAGTAATCAGTAGAGATAAAATTTATAAAACAAAAGCTGATTTTAAAGGACAAAAAGTTCGTATTGCACAAAATGATTTAAATATTGAAATTTGGAAAGCTATGGGAGCTAATCCAACACCTATGGCTTGGGGAGAAGTAGTAACTTCATTATCTCAAGGTCAGATTAATGCATTAGATCATTCTCTAGGTGTATTTAATGATTTTAATCTACATGAAATTGCTCCACATATAACATTAACAAATCATGCTTCTTCACCATTCCCAATTATCTGTTCAAGAGACTGGATTGAATCTTTAGATCCAGCGGATAGAAAAGTATTGGAAGCAGGAGTTAAAGAAGTTGCTAAGAAACAAAGAGAAGAGGAATTTGCTAAAGAGCAAGGTTATATAAAGAGATTTATAGATGAAGGTGCAGAGGTTCATGAATTAACTCCTGATGAAATAAAGGCATTTGAAGAAGCTGTAAAACCAGTATATGACTATCAACGTAAAATTGTTGGAGATGAAATGGTTGATAAATGGTTAAAAACACGTCCTTAGTTTAAATAAATACAAGAAGTAATATAGATATATTACTTCTTGTATGATGATACAAACTAGGATATTAAGGAGAAAAATATCTTTATCGAATGAGTCATTTTAAGAAGTCAGATGATTGATAAGATAGTATGAAAGGAGGTTAGGTCATTACTCTTTTACTAGGGTAATGGTATAACATGAAAAATAAAGTTTTGAAAGCTTTAGATAAAATCGAAGATACGGTTTTGATAACGATGTTTATGGCAATGGTAGGTGTAATCTGTTTTCAAGTTATTATGAGGTATGTTTTCAATAATTCACTATCTTGGTCAGAAGAACTAGGAAAATTTTTATTTGTGTGGCTTTCATGGTTAGGAATAAGTATAGGTCATAGAAGAAAAGAACATATACAAATTACATTATTGATTGATAAATTACCATATAAGTTAAAGAAATTGATAGAAGCAATAACAGAACTAATTGTAATTGTGATTTGTGGCGTTACAATGTATTACGGATTTACAATGATTAACATACAAATGAATGTTCCTTATGCAGGAATTAAAATCAGTACAGCATGGGGATATATGTCTCTTGTCCTTGGATGCGGAATCTTTATAATCAGGGCAGGTGCATACTTTTTAGAGGCAGTCCAATGCATTCTTAACAAAGAAGTAATTTCATAAGGAGGGAAGACAGAATGGCAGTACCTGTATTATTTATTGCATTGTTTGTGATGTTATTGATAGGTGTTCCAGTTGGATTTGCAATAGGTGGAGCTACTATGTTATCAATGTTTATGTATTCAGACTTGAACATGGCCATCAATGCGCAATATTGCTATAGTGGAATATTTTCATTTACTGTAATGGCAATACCGTTTTTTATGTTGGCTGGACTTATTATGTCAACAGGTGGAATCGCCAAAAGAATTGTTGATTTTGCATCAGCATTAATAAGCTTTGTAAGTGGTGCCATTGGTTGTGTAACAATCATTGCATGTATGTTCTTTGGGGCTTTATCAGGATCTGGAATGGCGACAACATCAGCAATTGGTGGGATGATGATTCCAGAAATGAAGAGAAAGGGATATGACCCAGCGTATGCAGCTACGATCGTTTGTTTTGGAGGTATTATCGGACCAATCATTCCTCCAAGTTTATCCTTTGTATTATATGGGGCTTCAACGGGAGTATCTATTTCACAATTATTCTTGGCAGGAGTATTACCAGGAGTATTAATGGGTCTTTTGTTTTTAGGAACAAACATTGTGATCTGTACTATAAAGGGAGTAGATTTAAAACAAAAAAGAAGTAATGAGACCGATGAAAAAGTACCGATTGGCGAAGCTATGAAATATAGATTTTCAGAAATTGCTAAAAGTATGAAAGAAGGTTTTTGGGCATTATTATCTCCAGTTATTATTTTAGGAGGTATTTATTCAGGGGTTTTCACTCCTACGGAAGCAGCTTGTATATCTGTTGTATACTCTATTATAATAAGTTTATATGTATATAAAGATTTAACATGGGCGGGATTAAAAAATGTATTTTTGGATACAGCAGTATTAAATGGAATAACTTCATTTTTATTAGGATATTCTACTGTATTTTCTACATTTATGACATATGAAAGAGTGCCACAGACTATTACAGAGTTTTTAACAAGTGTATCTACCAATCCTTTAATTGTATTATTGTTTGTTAATTTAATACTATTAGCTGTAGGGTTATTTCTAGATACAGTGCCAGCGATTATTGTTATGGCTCCAATGTTAATGCCTACAGTTCAAGTATTAGGTATTGATCCTATACACTTTGGAGTATTGATGACTGTAAACTTAGCACTAGGTTTATGTACTCCTCCTTATGGTTGCAATCTATTTGTAGGTGCAGCTGTTGCTAAGATAAAAATGGAAAGTATGTTTGCACATATTCTACCCTTATTCATAGTGGGATTAATTGGGTTACTTGTAGTGACCTATGTACCGTGGCTATCACTTGTATTTACAAATTAGATCCATAGTGGGAGTAGGAGTTAATAAATTCTTGCTTCTCAAAATGAAAGCCTTATTTTTCTTGTAAGTTCAAGGAAAATGAGGCTTTCATTTTGAGGATAAATATTTAGATT from Inediibacterium massiliense includes the following:
- a CDS encoding TRAP transporter large permease produces the protein MAVPVLFIALFVMLLIGVPVGFAIGGATMLSMFMYSDLNMAINAQYCYSGIFSFTVMAIPFFMLAGLIMSTGGIAKRIVDFASALISFVSGAIGCVTIIACMFFGALSGSGMATTSAIGGMMIPEMKRKGYDPAYAATIVCFGGIIGPIIPPSLSFVLYGASTGVSISQLFLAGVLPGVLMGLLFLGTNIVICTIKGVDLKQKRSNETDEKVPIGEAMKYRFSEIAKSMKEGFWALLSPVIILGGIYSGVFTPTEAACISVVYSIIISLYVYKDLTWAGLKNVFLDTAVLNGITSFLLGYSTVFSTFMTYERVPQTITEFLTSVSTNPLIVLLFVNLILLAVGLFLDTVPAIIVMAPMLMPTVQVLGIDPIHFGVLMTVNLALGLCTPPYGCNLFVGAAVAKIKMESMFAHILPLFIVGLIGLLVVTYVPWLSLVFTN
- a CDS encoding TRAP transporter small permease; translation: MAMVGVICFQVIMRYVFNNSLSWSEELGKFLFVWLSWLGISIGHRRKEHIQITLLIDKLPYKLKKLIEAITELIVIVICGVTMYYGFTMINIQMNVPYAGIKISTAWGYMSLVLGCGIFIIRAGAYFLEAVQCILNKEVIS
- a CDS encoding TRAP transporter substrate-binding protein, encoding MRKGRMLAFILTLVLTMSVVGGCGRKDATTAENGPIVIKIGHTDSSQRSTHKWSEALGEYLEKEAPGKFKVEVYSDGQLGDTPDLVSGIKLGTVTMMFDLSTAITSAAGPASTCIDLPYLYPSFEAWEKGTFDNGGLELFNETLKDSGYYCIDMYYNGMRQVISRDKIYKTKADFKGQKVRIAQNDLNIEIWKAMGANPTPMAWGEVVTSLSQGQINALDHSLGVFNDFNLHEIAPHITLTNHASSPFPIICSRDWIESLDPADRKVLEAGVKEVAKKQREEEFAKEQGYIKRFIDEGAEVHELTPDEIKAFEEAVKPVYDYQRKIVGDEMVDKWLKTRP